The following coding sequences are from one Geodermatophilus normandii window:
- a CDS encoding penicillin-binding transpeptidase domain-containing protein: MAARRTAVLGTVLTLLSAPALAACSGSSEDDVRAAAQSFLDDWSGGDPDAAAAATTDPDAATALLEQTATDLPGATLRAELGDVTVEDGTATAAWTATWDLAAAPDWTYDATLELREGEDAWQVVAEPTAVHPELGEGQHLLLTRSLPERAAVTDAAGTPLFTPTEVVDVGVDTGRVTDLPALAAALSAATGVAAEEITADVQAAPAGQFVPVITLRRPDFEAIRAQVFDLPGAVFPTETRLLAPSARFASALLGRVGAATAEVIEETTTDGVAAYAAGDQLGLSGLQRSFQEQLTGTPGFTVSVVSADESTGDAGQQVAAVEPVAGQPVRTPLVRAVQDAADGAVATQPLPTHLVVVRPGTGEILAVSSNEAAAAGNALTGQYPPGSSMKTITATALLATGQLTPDTPVACPGTTVVEGREFENQDQFDLGTVPFTEAFAESCNTTFIQAGLQLPDDALAAAAASYGVGSDWQLPVDVFSGSVPADSTGTTKAANAIGQGQVLMSPVQLALVAAGIASGTPAAPVEVVGSDPAGPAPAGPGQAVLDQLRPLMRQVVLTGTAEELADRGEVYGKTGTAEFGSNTPPDAHGWFMGYQLGGPQGDVAFAVLVEGGQSSSAAVAVTDAFLGAVA; this comes from the coding sequence CGAGGACGACGTCCGCGCCGCCGCCCAGTCCTTCCTCGACGACTGGTCGGGCGGGGACCCCGACGCCGCGGCCGCCGCGACCACCGATCCCGACGCGGCCACGGCGCTGCTCGAGCAGACCGCCACCGACCTGCCCGGGGCGACGCTGCGCGCCGAGCTGGGCGACGTCACCGTCGAGGACGGCACCGCCACCGCCGCGTGGACCGCCACCTGGGACCTCGCCGCCGCCCCCGACTGGACCTACGACGCCACGCTGGAGCTGCGCGAGGGGGAGGACGCCTGGCAGGTGGTCGCCGAGCCGACCGCCGTGCACCCGGAGCTGGGGGAGGGCCAGCACCTGCTCCTGACCCGGTCGCTGCCCGAGCGCGCCGCCGTCACCGACGCCGCCGGCACCCCGCTGTTCACGCCCACCGAGGTCGTCGACGTCGGCGTCGACACCGGCCGGGTCACCGACCTGCCCGCGCTCGCCGCCGCCCTCTCGGCGGCCACCGGAGTCGCGGCCGAGGAGATCACCGCCGACGTCCAGGCCGCGCCGGCCGGCCAGTTCGTGCCGGTCATCACGCTGCGCCGTCCCGACTTCGAGGCCATCCGCGCGCAGGTGTTCGACCTGCCCGGCGCCGTCTTCCCCACCGAGACGCGGCTGCTCGCGCCGTCCGCCCGGTTCGCCTCCGCGCTGCTCGGCCGGGTCGGGGCGGCCACCGCCGAGGTGATCGAGGAGACGACCACCGACGGCGTGGCCGCCTACGCCGCCGGCGACCAGCTCGGCCTGTCGGGCCTGCAGCGCTCCTTCCAGGAGCAGCTCACCGGCACGCCCGGGTTCACCGTCTCGGTGGTCAGCGCCGACGAGTCCACCGGCGACGCCGGACAGCAGGTCGCCGCCGTCGAGCCGGTCGCCGGGCAGCCGGTGCGGACGCCCCTGGTCCGCGCGGTGCAGGACGCCGCCGACGGCGCCGTCGCCACCCAGCCCCTGCCCACCCACCTCGTCGTCGTCCGGCCCGGCACCGGCGAGATCCTGGCCGTCTCCTCCAACGAGGCCGCCGCGGCCGGCAACGCGCTGACCGGCCAGTACCCGCCGGGCTCGAGCATGAAGACGATCACGGCGACGGCGCTGCTCGCCACCGGCCAGCTCACCCCGGACACCCCGGTCGCCTGCCCGGGGACCACGGTCGTCGAGGGGCGCGAGTTCGAGAACCAGGACCAGTTCGACCTCGGCACCGTGCCCTTCACCGAGGCCTTCGCCGAGTCCTGCAACACCACCTTCATCCAGGCCGGCCTCCAGCTGCCCGACGACGCCCTCGCCGCGGCGGCCGCCTCGTACGGGGTGGGCAGCGACTGGCAGCTGCCGGTCGACGTGTTCAGCGGCAGCGTCCCGGCCGACTCCACCGGCACGACCAAGGCCGCCAACGCGATCGGCCAGGGGCAGGTGCTCATGAGCCCGGTCCAGCTCGCCCTGGTGGCGGCGGGCATCGCCAGTGGCACCCCGGCCGCCCCGGTCGAGGTGGTCGGGAGCGACCCCGCCGGGCCCGCGCCGGCCGGACCGGGCCAGGCCGTCCTCGACCAGCTGCGGCCGCTGATGCGGCAGGTCGTCCTCACCGGCACCGCCGAGGAGCTGGCCGACCGCGGCGAGGTCTACGGCAAGACGGGGACCGCCGAGTTCGGCAGCAACACGCCGCCGGACGCGCACGGGTGGTTCATGGGCTACCAGCTCGGCGGCCCGCAGGGCGACGTCGCCTTCGCGGTGCTCGTCGAGGGCGGGCAGTCCAGCAGCGCCGCCGTCGCCGTCACCGACGCCTTCCTCGGCGCCGTCGCCTGA
- a CDS encoding carboxymuconolactone decarboxylase family protein yields MTWISTPQDDASPEVAAAYDRDRETLGYVATYTRVFATRPPVLEAWRALIGAIRSSMDPRRYELATLAAALRLRSSYCSLAHGRVLAEQFDGPEAVVEAATDPARAPLSEVDRAVMRLADRVASGAADMTEDDLAELRGSGLDDAEVLDVVLAAAARCFFSTVLDAVGARPDAAYSSLDPAVRDALTVGRPIAAT; encoded by the coding sequence ATGACGTGGATCTCGACCCCGCAGGACGACGCGTCGCCCGAGGTGGCGGCCGCCTACGACCGTGACCGGGAGACCCTCGGGTACGTCGCCACCTACACGCGCGTCTTCGCCACCCGGCCCCCGGTGCTGGAGGCGTGGCGCGCCCTGATCGGCGCGATCCGGTCCTCGATGGACCCCCGCCGCTACGAGCTGGCCACCCTGGCCGCCGCCCTCCGGCTGCGGTCGAGCTACTGCTCGCTGGCCCACGGCCGGGTCCTCGCCGAGCAGTTCGACGGCCCGGAGGCCGTGGTGGAGGCCGCCACCGACCCCGCGAGGGCGCCCCTGAGCGAGGTGGACCGGGCGGTCATGAGGCTCGCCGACAGGGTCGCCTCGGGGGCGGCCGACATGACCGAGGACGACCTCGCCGAGCTGCGCGGGTCGGGCCTGGACGACGCCGAGGTCCTCGACGTCGTCCTGGCCGCTGCGGCCCGCTGCTTCTTCAGCACCGTGCTCGACGCCGTGGGCGCCCGACCCGACGCCGCCTACTCCTCGCTGGACCCGGCCGTCCGGGACGCCCTCACCGTCGGCCGCCCCATCGCCGCGACCTGA
- the nusA gene encoding transcription termination factor NusA gives MNIDVTALKAVEREKGIPADTVIEAIETALVTAYRHADGAAKHVRVHVDRKSGEVAVLAQELGADGEVVREWDDTPGDFGRIAASTAKQVIVQRLRDAEHEQTFGEYAGKEGDIVSGVVQADARRNAQGSVLVDIGKVEAVLPAAEQVPGERYPHGSRLRAYVVSVARTHRGPQVTVSRTHPNLVRKLFALEVPEIADGSVEIVAVAREAGHRSKIAVRTSVPGLNAKGACIGPMGQRVRNVMSELHGEKIDIVDWSDDPATFVASALSPARVNSATLVDPKAKAVRVVVPDFQLSLAIGKEGQNARLAARLTGCRIDIRSDAQPDDASPSPGVGRPPLRSGPPPVRAGAPGGRPSPGGGALRPGPRRPEQRGPSAR, from the coding sequence GTGAACATCGACGTGACCGCCCTCAAGGCGGTCGAGCGGGAGAAGGGCATCCCCGCCGACACGGTCATCGAGGCCATCGAGACGGCGCTGGTGACCGCCTACCGCCACGCCGACGGCGCGGCCAAGCACGTGCGGGTGCACGTCGACCGCAAGAGCGGCGAGGTCGCGGTGCTGGCCCAGGAACTCGGCGCCGACGGCGAGGTCGTGCGCGAGTGGGACGACACCCCGGGTGACTTCGGCCGGATCGCGGCCAGCACCGCCAAGCAGGTCATCGTGCAGCGGCTGCGCGACGCCGAGCACGAGCAGACCTTCGGTGAGTACGCGGGCAAGGAGGGCGACATCGTCAGCGGCGTCGTCCAGGCCGACGCCCGCCGCAACGCGCAGGGCTCGGTGCTGGTCGACATCGGCAAGGTCGAGGCGGTCCTGCCCGCGGCCGAGCAGGTGCCCGGCGAGCGGTACCCGCACGGCAGCCGGCTGCGTGCCTACGTGGTGTCGGTCGCCCGCACCCACCGCGGCCCGCAGGTCACCGTCTCGCGCACCCACCCGAACCTGGTGCGCAAGCTGTTCGCCCTCGAGGTCCCCGAGATCGCCGACGGCAGCGTCGAGATCGTCGCGGTCGCACGCGAGGCCGGGCACCGCTCGAAGATCGCCGTCCGCACGTCGGTGCCCGGGCTCAACGCCAAGGGTGCCTGCATCGGGCCGATGGGCCAGCGGGTGCGCAACGTCATGAGCGAGCTGCACGGCGAGAAGATCGACATCGTCGACTGGTCGGACGACCCGGCGACCTTCGTGGCCTCCGCCCTCAGCCCCGCCCGGGTGAACAGCGCGACGCTGGTCGACCCGAAGGCCAAGGCGGTGCGGGTCGTCGTCCCGGACTTCCAGCTGTCGCTGGCCATCGGCAAGGAGGGGCAGAACGCCCGCCTGGCCGCCCGGCTCACCGGCTGCCGCATCGACATCCGCAGCGACGCGCAGCCCGACGACGCCAGCCCCTCGCCGGGCGTCGGCCGGCCGCCGCTGCGCTCGGGCCCGCCCCCGGTCCGCGCCGGTGCCCCGGGTGGGCGGCCGTCCCCCGGCGGGGGTGCCCTGCGCCCCGGTCCCCGGCGCCCGGAACAACGAGGTCCCTCAGCGCGCTAG
- a CDS encoding ferritin-like domain-containing protein has protein sequence MADDGTTGSREDAALDGVLAAEHAAVWGYGVVGAALPPGGRAPAEDGEQAHRDSRDRLAELLDARDADPVPAEAGYRLPFPVLSEVDAAALAVVLEEGVSAAWVALLDAAADGEVRQLAVDSLGAAEERAVAWRTAAGRTPVTTALPGLPAG, from the coding sequence GTGGCTGACGACGGGACGACCGGGAGCAGGGAGGACGCTGCCCTGGACGGCGTCCTCGCCGCCGAGCACGCCGCCGTGTGGGGCTACGGCGTCGTCGGCGCGGCGCTGCCGCCCGGGGGCCGGGCGCCGGCCGAGGACGGCGAGCAGGCCCACCGCGACTCCCGCGACCGGCTCGCCGAGCTCCTCGACGCCCGCGACGCCGACCCGGTGCCGGCCGAGGCCGGCTACCGGCTGCCCTTCCCGGTCCTGTCCGAGGTCGACGCCGCGGCCCTGGCGGTCGTGCTCGAGGAGGGCGTCTCGGCGGCCTGGGTGGCGCTGCTCGACGCCGCCGCGGACGGCGAGGTGCGGCAGCTCGCGGTCGACTCCCTGGGTGCCGCCGAGGAGCGCGCGGTCGCCTGGCGCACCGCGGCCGGCCGCACGCCGGTCACGACGGCCCTCCCGGGCCTGCCCGCCGGCTGA
- the rimP gene encoding ribosome maturation factor RimP, whose product MSARSRQDDPAATRLAGWIEPVVGGAGYDLEELVVTPAGRRSVVRVVVDRDQGVSLDDVAEVSRAISAVLDENDGELGRAPYVLEVTSPGVDRPLTEPRHWRRNTGRLVTVTVGPAGRTESVTGRVTAVDEQGVTLAVEPKAKPGARKRPPTPRQVPWAELGSGRVQVEFARPGKDDPAPGGPDGDLRDDDLRDDDLRDDDLDDGDVDDDPPDDEGDDDGGGQ is encoded by the coding sequence GTGTCCGCGAGGTCACGGCAGGACGACCCGGCCGCCACTCGGCTGGCGGGGTGGATCGAGCCCGTGGTCGGTGGTGCCGGCTACGACCTCGAGGAGCTGGTGGTCACGCCCGCCGGCCGGCGCAGCGTCGTCCGCGTGGTCGTCGACCGCGACCAGGGCGTCTCGCTCGACGACGTCGCCGAGGTCAGCCGGGCCATCTCGGCGGTGCTCGACGAGAACGACGGCGAGCTCGGCCGCGCCCCCTACGTGCTCGAGGTGACCAGCCCCGGCGTGGACCGGCCGCTCACCGAGCCCCGGCACTGGCGGCGCAACACCGGTCGGCTGGTGACCGTGACCGTCGGCCCGGCCGGGAGGACCGAGTCGGTCACGGGCCGGGTCACCGCCGTCGACGAGCAGGGCGTGACCCTCGCGGTCGAGCCGAAGGCCAAGCCGGGCGCGCGCAAGCGCCCGCCGACGCCCCGGCAGGTGCCCTGGGCCGAGCTCGGGTCCGGCCGGGTGCAGGTCGAGTTCGCCCGCCCCGGCAAGGACGACCCCGCGCCGGGCGGTCCCGACGGCGACCTGCGGGACGACGACCTGCGGGACGACGACCTGCGGGACGACGACCTGGACGACGGCGACGTGGACGACGACCCACCGGACGACGAGGGCGACGACGACGGAGGAGGACAGTGA